A region from the Biomphalaria glabrata chromosome 14, xgBioGlab47.1, whole genome shotgun sequence genome encodes:
- the LOC129922712 gene encoding putative leucine-rich repeat-containing protein DDB_G0290503 — MLTCFDRINECEDSINEWEDTINECEDIINEWEDIINEWEDTINEWEDIIIEWEDIINEWEDSINEWKDIIIEWEDSINEWEDIINEWEDSINEWKDIINEWEDIINEWEDIINEWEDIIIEWEDTINEWKDIIIEWEDIINEWEDIINEWEDSINEWEDSINEWEDSINEWEDTINECEDIIIEWEDSINEWKDIIIEWEDIINEWEDIINEWEDSINEWKDIINEWEDIINEWEDTINEWEDIIIEWEDIINEWKDIINEWEDIINEWADTINIRFLVLGGNIINEWEDIINEWEDIINEWEDIIIEWEDIINEWEDIINEWEDSINEWKDIINEWEDSINEWKDIINKWEDIINEWEDTINEWEDIIIEWEDIINEWEDIINEWEDSINEWEGIINEWEDTINEWEDSINEWEHIIIEWEDIINEWEDSTNE; from the exons ATGTTGACT TGTTTTGACAGAATCAATGAATGTGAAGACAGCATCAATGAATGGGAAGACACCATTAATGAATGTGAAGACATCATCAATGAATGGGAAGACATCATCAATGAATGGGAAGACACCATCAATGAATGGGAAGACATCATCATTGAATGGGAAGACATCATCAATGAATGGGAAGACAGCATCAATGAATGGAAAGATATCATCATTGAATGGGAAGACAGCATCAATGAATGGGAAGACATCATCAATGAATGGGAAGACAGCATCAATGAATGGAAAGATATCATCAATGAATGGGAAGACATCATCAATGAATGGGAAGACATCATCAATGAATGGGAAGACATCATCATTGAATGGGAAGACACCATCAATGAATGGAAAGACATCATCATTGAATGGGAAGACATCATCAATGAATGGGAAGACATCATCAATGAATGGGAAGACAGCATCAATGAATGGGAAGACAGCATCAATGAATGGGAAGACAGCATCAATGAATGGGAAGACACCATTAATGAATGTGAAGACATCATCATTGAATGGGAAGACAGCATCAATGAATGGAAAGATATCATCATTGAATGGGAAGACATCATCAATGAATGGGAAGACATCATCAATGAATGGGAAGACAGCATCAATGAATGGAAAGATATCATCAATGAATGGGAAGACATCATCAATGAATGGGAAGACACCATCAATGAATGGGAAGACATCATCATTGAATGGGAAGACATCATCAATGAATGGAAAGACATCATCAATGAATGGGAAGACATCATCAATGAATGGGCAGACACCATCAATATTCGTTTTCTTGTGCTGGGCGGAA ACATCATCAATGAATGGGAAGACATCATCAATGAATGGGAAGACATCATCAATGAATGGGAAGACATCATCATTGAATGGGAAGACATCATCAATGAATGGGAAGACATCATCAATGAATGGGAAGACAGCATCAATGAATGGAAAGACATCATCAATGAATGGGAAGACAGCATCAATGAATGGAAAGATATCATCAATAAATGGGAAGACATCATCAATGAATGGGAAGACACCATCAATGAATGGGAAGACATCATCATTGAATGGGAAGACATCATCAATGAATGGGAAGACATCATCAATGAATGGGAAGACAGCATCAATGAATGGGAAGGCATCATCAATGAATGGGAAGACACCATCAATGAATGGGAAGACAGCATCAATGAATGGGAACACATCATCATTGAATGGGAAGACATCATCAATGAATGGGAAGACAGCACCAATGAATGA